A single genomic interval of Staphylococcus hyicus harbors:
- a CDS encoding glycosyltransferase family 2 protein, which produces MKLRVIVPCYNETEIIKETITKLTTILDEASKLKSFKYDVLFVDDGSKDDTIEILQNAAATMPQVKYLSFSRNFGKESAMIAGFEHSTDCDAVVMIDADLQHPPELIPQMVDKYREGYDQVIAKRNRDGENASRKFMTRVYYKLINYFVEEIHLEDGVGDFRLLSQRAVQSLVSLSEYNRFSKGLFAWIGYNTKVITYKNVEREAGESKWSFGSLLNYAIDGLISFNNKPLRTMIYLGLIIFMMSMLYVAYLLFDTITHGVSVPGYFTIIAAVLFIGGIQLISIGVIGEYIGRIYYEVKRRPKYIVQTSNLQPPKWTKDHESH; this is translated from the coding sequence ATGAAATTAAGAGTCATCGTGCCTTGTTATAACGAGACGGAAATAATTAAAGAAACTATTACAAAATTAACTACAATCTTAGATGAAGCGTCAAAGTTAAAATCTTTTAAGTATGATGTATTGTTTGTTGATGATGGTAGCAAAGACGATACAATTGAAATCCTTCAAAATGCAGCCGCAACAATGCCGCAAGTAAAATATCTTTCGTTTAGTCGTAATTTTGGTAAAGAATCTGCTATGATAGCAGGTTTTGAACATAGTACAGATTGTGATGCTGTGGTGATGATTGATGCTGATTTACAACATCCACCTGAACTTATTCCGCAAATGGTTGATAAGTATCGTGAAGGATACGATCAAGTCATCGCAAAACGAAATCGCGATGGTGAAAATGCGTCGCGTAAATTCATGACGCGTGTGTATTATAAATTGATTAATTATTTTGTTGAGGAGATTCATCTAGAAGATGGTGTGGGTGATTTTAGATTGCTCAGTCAACGGGCCGTGCAATCACTCGTTAGTTTAAGTGAATATAACCGCTTTTCAAAAGGGCTATTTGCGTGGATTGGCTACAATACAAAAGTTATTACATATAAAAATGTAGAAAGAGAAGCGGGAGAATCAAAATGGTCATTCGGTAGTTTGTTAAATTATGCTATTGATGGATTAATTTCGTTTAACAACAAACCTCTGCGTACAATGATCTATCTTGGATTGATTATTTTTATGATGAGTATGCTGTACGTTGCTTATTTATTATTTGATACCATCACACATGGTGTATCGGTACCAGGATATTTTACAATCATTGCAGCGGTGCTTTTTATAGGTGGCATTCAATTGATTTCAATAGGTGTTATCGGTGAGTATATTGGACGTATTTATTACGAAGTTAAACGAAGACCAAAATATATTGTCCAAACTTCAAACCTACAACCTCCAAAATGGACGAAAGATCATGAATCACATTAA
- the queD gene encoding 6-carboxytetrahydropterin synthase QueD, producing MLHQMYPQVSHHYIYELNKDFNFSAAHAICDKRAGKCERVHGHTYFVNLTIVGDTLDDLGFLVNFSTLKQLVHDQFDHHLLNNLPLFKGKSPSTEVVAETIYGIVASHLETLPHQPQCVQVFLRETPSSYVVYRPKKKETPHG from the coding sequence ATGTTACATCAAATGTACCCACAAGTCTCACATCATTATATTTATGAACTAAATAAAGATTTCAACTTTTCAGCGGCACATGCGATTTGTGATAAACGTGCTGGTAAATGTGAGCGTGTACACGGGCATACGTACTTTGTGAACTTAACAATTGTCGGTGATACACTTGATGATTTAGGGTTTCTCGTTAATTTCAGTACGTTAAAACAATTAGTACACGACCAATTTGATCATCATTTATTAAACAACCTTCCTTTATTTAAAGGCAAATCGCCTTCGACTGAAGTGGTCGCAGAAACGATTTATGGTATAGTGGCATCTCATTTAGAAACGTTGCCACATCAACCGCAATGCGTACAAGTATTTTTGAGAGAAACGCCTTCGAGTTATGTCGTTTACCGACCAAAGAAGAAGGAGACACCACATGGTTAA
- the queE gene encoding 7-carboxy-7-deazaguanine synthase QueE, which yields MVKIPVLEIFGPTIQGEGRVIGRKTMFVRTAGCDFRCSWCDSKFTWDGSAKDDIRMMTPEAILDELKAIGGNQFNHVTISGGNPALIKGIQALVDLFQSERIQTALETQGSKFQPWMRQINDLTVSPKPPSSGMKQNLDILDSVINQCVPETLNLKVVIFDEADYHFAQTIHHRYPHLPFYLQVGNPYLEADVDHHTDKLLLRYETLIDRVMTDASMNNVFVLPQLHTLLWSNKKGV from the coding sequence ATGGTTAAAATACCTGTCTTAGAAATATTTGGCCCTACGATTCAAGGTGAAGGACGTGTCATTGGACGTAAAACGATGTTTGTACGCACAGCTGGTTGCGATTTCCGTTGTAGTTGGTGCGATTCTAAATTTACTTGGGACGGTAGTGCTAAAGATGATATCCGAATGATGACACCAGAAGCCATCTTAGATGAACTTAAAGCAATCGGTGGGAATCAATTTAACCATGTTACGATTTCTGGTGGTAATCCAGCATTAATTAAGGGAATTCAGGCACTCGTAGATTTATTTCAATCAGAGCGTATTCAAACTGCATTAGAAACGCAAGGAAGTAAATTCCAACCATGGATGCGTCAAATTAACGATTTAACAGTGTCACCAAAACCACCAAGTTCAGGTATGAAACAAAATTTAGATATTTTAGATTCAGTCATTAATCAATGCGTTCCTGAAACATTAAATCTGAAAGTTGTCATTTTTGATGAGGCAGATTATCATTTTGCACAAACAATACATCACCGTTACCCACACCTTCCATTTTATTTACAAGTCGGTAATCCCTATTTAGAAGCTGACGTTGATCACCATACAGATAAATTACTTTTACGCTATGAAACATTGATCGATCGTGTCATGACAGATGCATCAATGAACAATGTTTTCGTTTTACCACAACTTCATACATTACTTTGGAGTAATAAAAAAGGCGTTTAA
- a CDS encoding GlsB/YeaQ/YmgE family stress response membrane protein, translating into MGFILMLIVGGLIGWAAGAILGKDIPGGIIGNIIAGLVGSALGTALLGHWGPSLGGVYILPALIGSIILIVLISLILSALRGKKR; encoded by the coding sequence ATGGGCTTTATTTTAATGTTAATCGTAGGTGGACTTATCGGTTGGGCTGCTGGTGCAATCCTCGGTAAAGATATTCCTGGTGGTATTATTGGTAATATTATCGCTGGTTTAGTTGGTTCAGCGTTAGGTACAGCGTTACTTGGTCACTGGGGTCCATCTTTAGGTGGCGTATATATTTTACCAGCTTTAATTGGTTCTATTATTCTTATCGTATTAATTTCTTTAATTTTAAGCGCGTTACGCGGTAAAAAACGTTAA
- the queC gene encoding 7-cyano-7-deazaguanine synthase QueC has protein sequence MSEVLQNEKALVVFSGGQDSTTCLFYAKAHFKEVELVTFEYGQRHAQEIEVAKKIAREQGLKHHVLDMSLLSQLSPNALTSHDMAIDATHDVPNTFVPARNLLFLSFAGALAYQIKAKHIITGVCETDFSGYPDCRDTFIKSMNITMNLAMDKDFVIHTPLMWLNKKETWALSDQLGALDYIRTQTLTCYNGIIAEGCGECPACQLRQNGLEAYLKEKGAHS, from the coding sequence ATGTCAGAAGTGCTTCAAAACGAAAAAGCACTTGTCGTTTTCAGCGGAGGGCAAGACAGTACTACTTGTCTTTTTTATGCGAAAGCACATTTTAAAGAAGTTGAACTTGTTACATTTGAATATGGTCAACGACACGCGCAAGAAATTGAAGTCGCAAAAAAAATAGCACGTGAACAAGGATTGAAACATCATGTCCTTGATATGTCTCTTTTAAGCCAACTCTCACCCAATGCGTTAACCTCTCATGATATGGCCATTGATGCGACTCATGATGTGCCAAACACCTTTGTTCCAGCGCGCAACCTACTTTTCTTATCTTTTGCAGGCGCACTCGCGTATCAAATTAAAGCGAAACATATTATTACAGGAGTGTGTGAAACGGATTTTTCAGGCTATCCCGATTGTAGAGATACATTTATTAAATCTATGAATATTACGATGAATCTTGCGATGGATAAAGATTTTGTCATTCACACCCCACTCATGTGGCTCAATAAGAAGGAAACTTGGGCGCTCAGTGATCAACTCGGTGCATTGGATTATATTCGAACACAAACATTAACGTGTTATAACGGGATTATCGCAGAGGGTTGTGGTGAATGCCCGGCCTGTCAATTAAGACAAAATGGTTTAGAAGCATATTTAAAAGAGAAAGGAGCACACTCATAA